Genomic DNA from Pseudomonas fluorescens:
GTGTGCTGCTGGCCTTCGAGGCGGCCAATGCGAAGGTGCTGTCGCGGCTCAGCGAGCACTTGAGAAGTGCCACGGAAACTGAACGAGGTTACCTGATGGCCCTGGGGTGGCTCGACTGGGAGCGGATATCGCCCTGGATCGAGCGCATGCTCGCCTCCCCCGAGCCCTTGTTTCACCGCCTCGGCCTGGCGGCCTGCGGCATGCATCGCCAGAATCCCGGCCCTATCCTGCTGACCGAACTGTCCCACGCCGACCCCAGCGTGCTGGCACGTGCCGCCCGCACGGCTGGCGAGCTACGCCGGCGTGACCTGCTGCCGGCGATTCGTGCCCACCGCCAGCATGAAGACGCCGCCACGCGCTTCTGGGCCAACTGGGCCACCAGCCAAATGGGCGACCAGCAAGCCTTGGAGGCTCTGCGCTCATTCGCCGAGCAACCGGGCGAGTTCCAGTACCGCGCGCTCTGCGTACTGCTGGCCTGGCAAGAGCGCGAACCCAGCATCGCCTGGATACGGCAATGGGTACAGGATCCCCGGGATCGGCGCATCGGCGTCCAGGCCCTTGGACTGCTGGGCGATCCGGTCTGCGTGCCCTGGTTGATCCAGCAGATGAGCGACCTGCCCTATGCCCGCGTCGCCGGCGAAGCCTTCAGCATGATCACCGGCGCGGACCTGGCGTTGCTCGATCTGGAATTGCAGGCCCTGCCGAATTTCGATGCGGGCCCGAACGACAACCCTGAAGATCCCAATGTCGCCATGGACCCCGATGAAAACCTGCCCTGGCCCGATTCACAGGCAATCGAAAGATGGTGGCAAGCCAATAGCGGACACTTCCAGGAGGGTACTCGTTATATGCTGGGATTGGCCCATAGTGAACACAGCTTTCAGCAAGCCCTTGTCCGCGGCCAGCAACGCCAGCGCATCGCCGCCGCCTGCGGTCTCGCCCGCTTCCGGCCAGACGTGGCGCTTTTCCCTACCAACGCACCGGCCTGGCGGCAAAAGCGGTTGTTGGGGATGACGGCGGTGTCCGGGCGTTGATCAGGATGTTCATATAGCGCGCCGACGCCTGGCAATCACTTACCCCCCTTTGGAGGCACCATGCCAAACGCAACTGGACAGAACCCTGTGGCACTCATCAGTGGGGTTGGAAGTGAGATCGGAATCGGCATGGCGATCGCGCGCAGACTGGGTACAGCAGGCGCCAGACTGATCGTCACCGCCAGCAGTGCACGCATCAACGATCGAGTCGCAGAACTGCGCGCCGAAGGGTTCGAAGTCGAAGGCCGGGCCCTCGATCTTACCGATGAAAACCAGGTACGTGAGTTTATGGCGTGGGCGGAGTCCCTCTGGGGCCAGATCGATATCCTGGTCAACAACGCGGGCATGGCCATGCAAGGCAGCCCGGAGTTTTTTTCCGACGTTGCAAGCATGGATCTGCACACCTGGAACCTGACGCTGGCGCGAAACCTGACCACGGCCTTTCTTCTTACACGGGCAGTTCTGCCCGGCATGCGGGCGCGTCGTTACGGGCGCATCGTCAACATCAGTTCCACGACCGGCATTCGGTGCAGTAACCCCGGTGAAGCGGCCTACAGCGCCGCGAAGGCCGCGATGGTTGGAATGAGTATGAGCCTGGCGCTGGAAGTCGCCCAGCAAGGGATCACTGTAAACAGCGTCGCTCCCGGCTGGATCACCACAGGATCGACCACTACAGAGGAAGCCAAAGCGGCCGAATACACGCCGATGGGCCGCGCTGGACGTCCCGAAGAGGTCGCTGCACTGGTGGCTTTCCTGGCGTCTTCAGAGGCGAGCTACCTCACGGGGGAAGTTATCGTGGTGGATGGCGGAAACTGCCTGGTGGAGAACAAGGCCCCTTGATCTGAATCCATGGCCAACACCTTTCCCTTGTGGGTGCTCACGATTGCGGTGGTCCGGTCACTTGAACAACTCACTGCTCATGAAATCAATGAACACCCGCAGTTTCGGCGCCAGGTGCTTGCTTGAAGGCCAGAGCATGCGGAAGGTACTCTGATGCCGATTGAAATCGTCGAGGACGGTGACCAGTTCACCGGCGGCGATGGCATCGCGCACGGTGAAGTCCGGCACGCAGGCAATCCCCAATGCATCGCGCACGACGTACAGCAACGCCTCGGTGGTGTTGCAGACCAGGGTGGCCGGCAGGTTGAGATCCGGCTGCCCTTCCCCGTTTATCGGCCAGACCTGCATCCTGCCAGTACTGGGAAACTTGTAGAGCAGGCAGGCATGGCGCAGCAGATCCGCCGGCACCTGCGGCGTGCCGTGTTCGGCGAGGTACCGGGGCGAACCGACCACGACGAGCTTGAACGTGCCCAACGGACGGGACATCAGCCGGGAGTCGTTCGGTTCTCCAGTCCGAACGACGACATCGAAACCTTCCTCGATGATGTCCACCAGCCTGTCGGAGAAATCCAGGTCCAGTTCGATACTGGGGTAGCGGCGCATGAAGGCCATCAGCGTCGGCATGACCAAGTCTGCAACCAGCGGCAAACTCACCCGCAGTTTGCCCCGTGGCGCTTGGCGGGTTTGCGACAGTTCCAGTTCGGCCGCTTCGACTTCGCAGAGAATACGCCGGCAACGCTCGAGGAAAAGCGTCCCTTCCGCCGTCAGCGTGATACTGCGCGTGCTGCGATGAAACAGCCGCACACCCAGGCGTTCCTCGAGCCGGGCGACGCTTTTGCCCACTGCCGAAGACGAAATGCCCAGCGCCCTGCCCGCCTCTGAAAAACTGCGGGTTTCGGCCGCGCGAACAAAAAAATCAATCCCGCTCAGTGATTCCACGCCAGGCTCCAATTGCGGACATTTTTTCCGATGTGTTGCGCACTCTAGCATTCTTGTCTCGCCAAGGAGGGGCACTTACCGTAGTCGGCACTTATCAATCTGCGATTGACGCCGCTATCCGGCGGGTCAGAAGCGTTCCAGGCAGGTGACACATGACGATTGCCAATACCCATATCGACGCCGATGCCGAGGTTGTCCCGGACACCGCGCCGCTCCCCATCGGATCACTGTTTGCCCTCGCGCTGGCGGCATTCGTGACCATCCTCACCGAAGCCTTGCCCGCCGGTCTTCTTTCACAGATCAGCGAAGGGCTGGCGATCTCCGAAGCCCTCGCCGGCCAGTTGGTCACGGTCTACGCGATCGGTTCCTTGCTGGCGGCCATTCCATTGACCGCCGCGACCCAAGGCATGCGACGCAGATCGCTGTTGCTGATGGCCATCGCCGGTTTCGCCGTTGCCAATACCGTCACGACGTTTTCTACCCATTATGGTTTGACCATTGTCGCGCGCTTGCTGGGGGGCGTATCGGCCGGGCTGCTGTGGGCCTTGTTGGCCGGTTATGCCGCCCGCATGGTGCCCGAAAGCCAGAAAGGTCGAGCGATTGCAATCGCCATGGTGGGCGCGCCCTTGGCGTTATCCCTGGGCGTCCCGGCTGGCACGCTGCTCGGCAATCTGGTCGGTTGGCGAATGAGCTTCGCCCTCATGAGCCTGTTCGCCGTGGCCTTGATGGTCTGGGTACGACTCAAGGTGCCTGACTTTCCCGGGCAGGCTTCCAGCAAACGTCTTGCCCTGGGCCAGGTCTTCACCCTGCCGGGCGTTCGTTCGGTGTTGTTCGTGGTACTGGCTTTTGTCCTGGCGCACAACATTCTCTTTACCTATATCGCTCCGTTTTTGACGGCGGCGGGCCTGGGCGAGCGAACGGATCTGGTCCTGCTGGTCTTTGGCGTCGCATCGTTGCTGGGGATCTGGGTCGTCGGCGTGCTGATCGATCGCCATCTGCGGGCGTTGACGCTCGCAGGTACGGTGTTGTTCGCCCTTTCGGCCATGATGCTCGGGGCAATGAACGACAGGCCTGCGGCGGTGTATATCGCCGTGGCCGCCTGGGGAATCGCTTTCGGAGGGGCTGGGACGCTGTTCCAGACGGCCATCGCCAAGACTGCCGGAGACGCGGCGGATCTCGCCCAGTCAATGCTGGTCACGGCCTGGAACCTCGCCATTGCCGGCGGCGGGATCGTCGGCGGCATTCTGCTCGATCATCTGGGGGTGGTGGCGTTTGCGCCGGTCCTGGTCGTTCTCCTGCTGCTGACGTTGGCGGTGGTGGGGTCTGCCAGGCAGTACGGGTTTGCGAAGCGCGTTCAATGAACAGGGTGAATCAACGTCACTCAAGTCTCATGCTCTGCCGTCAGCGCCGGGGTGGCGCTTGCCCGGTATTTCGACAGGCTTACCCAGGCCAGCGGTATCGCACTCAGGCAGGCCGCCGCAAACAACCAGTGGGCCGCCGCCAGGGCATCTCCGCTCTGGCGGTAGATCAGGGTAATCAGCGCAGGCGTGGCACTGCCGAAGAGGGTCACCGATAAGGCGTAGGCCAGTGAGACACCCAAGGCCCTGACCTGCACCGGAAACAGCTCTGCCAAGGCCGCCGCAGCCGGCCCGGTGTAAAGCACCATCAACACTGCCAGCGCGCATTGGAAGATGATCAGCGTCTGGAGACTGGGACTGTTGTTCAGCCATACGAACCCTGGGTAGGCACAGAGCGCGACCCCCACGGCACCGATGAGCATCACGGTGTAGCGCCCGATACGGTCCGACAGCAGTGCCGTTAACGGACACAGCAGCGTGATGAGGCCGACCAGCACCAACCCCAGGTAGGCCTTGTTGCGCGGAAGCTCAAGCACCATCGATGCATAGGTCGGGATGAAATTGATCAATTGTGTCGCGACCGTCCAGAGCACGACGATCAACACCCCCATCACGAGGTTGGGCAGATAGGGGCGAAGGCTAGGCCCCTTCCCGGCCATCGCGTGCTTATCTTGATTATCGAGAAAGCGGCGCAGCGGCTCGCTTTCCTCGAGACTGCGGCGAATTTTCAAGCCTGCGACCACGACCAGCAGTCCGAAGACATAGGGCACGCGCCAACCCCACTCATCCAACTGGGCGGGCGTCAGCGCGCTCGACAACAGACTCGCACTTAAACCGCATAGCAGGAATGATCCGGCTTGTGCCACTTGTTGGCTGGACGCAAATAGCGCGCGGCGGTCCGCCGGTGCTGTCTCGACAAGATAGGCCAGCGCGCCACCGATCTCTCCTCCTGCTGCAACCCCCTGCAATATGCGCGCGACGACAACGCTCAGCGGTGCCCACCAACCGATGGTCTCGTAGGTCGGGCATACGGCAATGATCAGGGTCCCGGCGCCCATCAGCATGATGGACAGCGTCAGCGCGGCCTTGCGCCCCTGGCGATCGGCATAGCGCCCCATCAGCAGCGCGCCCAACGGTCGGGCCACGAAGCCGACGGCGAGCGCCAGGTAGGATGCGAGCAACGACATCAATGGGTCGGAAGCCGGAAAGAACGCTGCGGCAATCTGCAAGGAGAAGATCGCAAACAGGGTGAAGTCGAACCATTCCAGTGCGGCGCCCACGCTCACCGCCAGCACCAGCTTCCTGCGTTCGCGCCCCTGGCTATCCAAGGCTGTGGCGCTCATTGCGCACCCCCTGCGGGAAATGGCGGCAATGGCTCACAACGTGCCAGGCGGCGCAGGAACTGTTCACAGGCCTTGAGCTGGGCCAAGTCCACATACTCGTTCACTTTGTGCGCTTGCTTGATGCTCCCTGGGCCGCAGACGATCGTGGGGATCCCTGCGGCCTGAAACAGTCCGGCCTCGGTGCTGTACGCCACTCGCTGTCGGCCATGGGCCATTGAGCTAGCCTCGCGGACCCACTGCGCGAATGCCTGGTTGCCCTTCTCATCCAACCCCGGGGTATGCAACGTGTGGGAAAACTCGATGGACGCTGCCCAAGCGCGATCATCCGTCTCACTGTGCATGGCCTGCTTAGCGTCGTCCTTGATCTGTACCAGCAGTTGCTCGGCATCACATCCGGGCAGGTAGCGAATCTCGAAGTCAAAGCTGCATTGACCGGGAATGACATTGCCAGCGACACCGCCATTGACCCGGCAGACCTGGACGGTGGTGTACGGGACATCGAACCCGCTGTCCAACGGCCCCTGTGAAAGCCGCCTGGCCACGTGCTGAAGCTGCATCTGTACCCGCGCGGCATAGTCGATAGCGTTGACCCCCTCGTTCGGCAACGAGGAGTGCGCCACCTTGCCATGGACACAGCAATTGATTTCGTGACGCCCCTTGTGGCCGATCACCAACGCCATTGAAGTCGGCTCGCCGACAATGCAACCGGCGGGCTCCAACTGCGCCTGGGTGATGAACGGGGCCAGATGTTTCGCCCCCATCGCACCCACTTCTTCGTCATAGGACAAGGCCAGGTGAAAGCTTTGTCGTGCAGAGGCCATCAGCTCGGGAACCATCGCCAGCACCACGGCGATGAACCCCTTCATGTCTGAACTGCCACGACCGTAGAGCCGGTCCTGATCCAGATAAGCGCTGAACGGGTCCTGCGCCCAAGCCTGGCCCGCTACCGGCACCACGTCAGTATGTCCGGACAGGATGATGCCCCCGGGGCGTGGCGGTCCCAGGCTGGCAAACAGGTTCGCCTTGCGCCCGGAGGCGTCCGGTAGAATCTGGGCCTGTACCCCGAAACCGTGCAGGTACCCGCTCACCCATTCGATAAGGTCCAGATTGGAGCGGTCGCTGACCGAAGGGAAACCGATCAAGGTTCGTGCGATTTCCAATGTGCGTGCCAGTACGCTGCGGTCGTCATTCGAGCAAGCGTCTGCCGCCCCCTGCGCAAAGGCCAAGGAAAGAGTCATGGGATGCTCCAGCAAACAGAAGTCTATTTTTGAAGGGCAACAGGCATAGGCCCTGAATGAACAACGCGCCTGTCTCGCGAAAACCAGACGTTGGACAACAACACCGCCACGCACACCACCGTAACCAGGACGGGAACCCAAGGGCTATGCCAGGTGGAGAGCACGAACTCGGCGGCCAAGGCAATGACCGGCACGCAAGGCGTGAGAATGGACACCCGCCCACCTCCCAGGTGCTGAATGGCAAATTGCAGGGTAAACACCGGAATCAGCACGCTGACAAACGCCAGCTTGATCAACTGGCCGAGCATGGCGGTATCCAGCGTGAGCAGTTGGTGCAGATTTTCCCGGCCGACCCACCCTGTGACGATCAATAGCAGGAAGAACCTGACGCACAGGATATCCATGGCGCTGTACTTTCTGTCGCGGTTCAGTCGAGCCGAGCAGAACACATAGATCCCGCCCGTGATCCCGGCAACACTCGCCAGGGCGATGCCTTCATGCAGGTTGACCAGGCTTACCTGGGCCGTGACCCCAAGCGCGAGACGCATAAGGACCAACGCCATCAGCGACAGCAGGATCAGCAGCGCGCCCAGCCAGCGGGAACGACTGACCGAGGAGCGCGCCACCAGCATTTCACAGGCCACCACCACCAGCGGCATCCAGCCCTGATAGATGGCCGACTCCACCGACGCCTCGATGCGCTGCAATGCCATGAACATCAACCACCAACTGAACAACGTCAGCACATTGAGCAGCAGCACGCCTCGCCACTCCTCGCGTAGCAGGCGAAACGGGTCATGACCCCGCAAGGTATGCACCAGGAAAAATACCGCCCAGGCCATCAGGAAGGTAATGAATGTCAACGCCGCCCCACTGATACGGGTGAACGCCACCATGACCCAGACGGCCGAGAGCGCCGTCGAGATGCAGTAGACCGCCATGCTGACGGCACCGAGTATTCCTGTCTTCATGCCTGCTCCTTGAGAAAAACCTGTGCTTGGCGCCCTACCTGATCGATCAAGCGGTTCCCGGCTCCAGCACTTCCACCTGGGTCGGTACGTAGTGCTGCAAAGCCTCGAAGTCGGCGCGAAGTACCTTTGGGTCTGCGTTATACAAAGTCAGGATGCCGGCGGTATCGGCCAGGGACCGGGAGTCCACCACCATTCCGGGGGCGACCCGCCAGTCGATGTCGTAGATACTGGAAATGGGGGGCTCGTTGAGCTGGCTGATCCGGCCTTTGCGCAAGGGCAACAAGGCGGACACCACGTTGTTCTTCTCGTTGGGCTTGATGGCATCGAGAGCTGCGACGCCGGCTGTGAGGTAGAGATTGGCGTCGATCAGGTTGATGTCGCTGTTTTTCTCGTGGTACGGCACCCCGATGCCGCCAGGTACGCGTGCGGCAATTTCCAGGAACACCGGATAACCGCGCTTGCGGTCCACGAAGACCTCGTGGTGCGTCGAACCGTTGCGAAAGTTCAGGGCCGCAATCACGTCCCGATTGAATGCCTCCAGGGTCGCCTTGAGCGTGGGGTCGGCCACGGGAATCACGCTCAAGGGCTTGCCCTGGACGAAGTCAAAGTTGGTGCAACCCAGTTCCAGCACACCGCAGTAGCGGATTTGACCGTCGACCACAAACGAGTCGCATTGGAACATGTCGCCGTCAATGAACTCGTCCACCTCGTAATCAAAATGATACGGCGAGGCCAGCACTTGTTCGCGGGCCTTGATGAATTCGGCCTCGCTGCGAATGATCGACACCTCGAAACTGCCCGCTGCGTTCACCGGCTTCAGGACCAGGGGCAAGCCCAATCGCGCCGTCAGCTCGGCGTAGTAAGCCTGCGGCTCAGCCGATAGCCGTACGTGATCCAGTGGCACAAACTCGGGAATGCGTATCCCCTTCTGGCTGACGGCATGTTTCATCAGCACTTTGTCGCGAAAGTTCGCCACGATCGCCTGTGTATCCCCCTCTAATCCGAACTCCTCGCGCAACTGAGCCGCCAGTTCAACATGGCACTCTTCCTGGCAGAAAATACGCAATGACGAAGTATTGCCCTGCACGGCTCGCAGCTCATCGCTGATGATGCTGCGACATTGGTCATGGTCCAGCAGCGGACGGATGTTGCGCTGCAGGTCGGCATCGACGCGCACAACCTGTGAGACATTACGCTCGAGCGCGGGCGGCAGGACGTCGGCATGATAGGCGATCAGCACTGTCCGGCAATCTCGACCCAGCGTCTGCAACGCCTTCTCGGAGGCAAAGTTAAGGTAATGGGGCGTCAGGAAAACGATGGTCTGGATCATAGTAGTGCCTCACTGGAAGTCGACGTTCATGCGATAGAGAAGGCGCGCATCGGCGCCCCCTTCACTTTTGGGTATTGGCGGACCTTTATGCAGCGTTGAGAGGTTGTCCCAGATGACGATGTCGCCTGGGCGGTAGGCATGCCGATAGCGCGGTGCGTGCTGGACAAGGAAGTCGACCAGGCTGTCGAGAATGCGATGGGACAGTGCAGGCGTTACCCCTTCTATTTGCATGGCCGTTGCAGCCGGTGCATACAGCGACGCCGTGCAGGCGAGCGGGTGTTGGTACACCAGGGGGTGGACCACGGTGTTTTCCAGTGCGCCAGCCTCCTGGGAATTGAGCTGTTGCACCGCTGCATCGGCATTGCGCAGCGCGTCGCGATTGCCGAAACGATGGTGAATCCGCAGGTTTTCCAGGTCGAGACCTTTCAGATACGGCGGGCAACCTGGGCTTTCCAGCCACTGGCGAACCTGCTGCAGGCCTGCGACACAATCGATGAATTGGGTCTCGCCGTGTTGGTCGGGTACACGTACCGACAGCAGTGACGTGAACACCGTGTTCGCCGATTTGTACGACATGTCCGTGTGCCAATACCCTCCTCCTTCATGCACGCCCAAGGCCTGGCCGTCCCGATGGAGATTGGTCACAGTCAGCACTTCCCGATAATCCTCGAGGCAGTACTTGGCCAACACATGATGGACAGGCGAGCCCAGCCTGCGCATCAACTGCACATAAGGGGCGACGCTGACGTCCTGGTTGGCGATGACCAGTACCTTGGCCTGGGCGATGGCCTGCTTGAGCGCCGCTGCCGACTGACCGAGCACGTCGCCAATGTCCAGGCGTAGCGGCTGGAACATCCTCACGCCCATGACCGCAGTCCTTCTCGCAGCGATATGGCGGCACTCATTTCTGCAGCTGCCGGCACCATCGTGTTGATCGACGCATAACCTGAGGCAGCACCCGCGAAATACAGGCCCGCGACAGGGCTTTTCCCATCCTGGTGACAGGTAAAGCCGGTTTGCTGGTTGAGCAGTTGCGGCCAGTCGGTGGCGGGCAGTTGTGCGGTGACGCCGATGGCCGAAACAAGGCATTGCTCCTTCGCCGACACATCCAAATGCAACTCATGCCCGTCGAATGCCTGGGCGACGACCAATCGACCCGCCTCTTGAGCCTTGCGACAGGAAGCCTGGAGCAGCGGATGGCCGTTGAGTGACGCCGGAAGGTCCATGACGACCTTGTCGCCATCCTGGTGAATGCTGTTGTAGGCATGTAACCAGATATTGGCCCGGCCCGTGCTGCTGGCGCTGTTGAGCGGCCCTTGAAAGGAACTGGACGAAGTCTTGGCAATCATTTCCAGCGTGCGCTGGCTCAGGGACCTGAGGGCAAAGCGATCATCGGTCTCTTGGGGGTATAGCCCCAGATAGGATTTGATCAGGATCGACACATTGCGGGCGAACGGCGCCAGGAGCAGTGCGATCTGGAACGCACTGTTGCCACTGCCGAAGATGACCACATCTTGCTGCAGGAAACGATGAGCCTGGCCCCGCGCAACCATTTGATAGACGTCAAAGCAATTGAACCAATGGGCACTGGGCATTTCGAAGGGCGGCGCCTTCGGGCGAATCCCGGTTGCCAGGATAATCTGCTGTGCACGCAAGGAACGATGCTGGGAACCCGGGGCCAGGCTCACCTCGAACAGCCCCTGGACCTTGCTGACGGTGACCACCCGTTGCTGGATCTTGGTCAATTGCAAGGCTTCGAAGTTACTACGGATGTAGGCTGCGTATTCCTCACCGGTGGGGCTGACGCACAACTTGCGCATGAACCTTTGCAAGGGATAGGGCGCGCCTTCGATCTCCAGTTCATTGCAGTAGGACTGCAATGGATGATCGCCCATCATGCCCATGCACCCCCCGAATACATCGCTGATGACAGCGACTTTCAGGCCCAGATCAATCAGCCGGATACACTCGCTAAGCCCTGCGGGACCGCCGCCTACGACAATGACGTCGAACACATGCTGCTCCATTTCAAAAACCCTCCAGGCGGACACAGGCTTGATCAACAATGGGTTTGGCTACCGAGAAAGAGAACCTGACATAGGTGGGGCATGGCCCCTGGTAGAAGGGCGTCGCGGGCAATGGCATGACCCCGCAACGAGCGGCCAGGTGTTGACTGAATTCAACGGGGGACAATAAAGGCGCCCGCCGTGAATAGTCAGCCATGATGTAATGGCCGCCCGCCGGTAACCGGACATCCAGCCCGGCAGCCATCAGCGCACCTGCCAGGCGATCACGTTTGTGCTTGTAGTGCTCACGCAAGCTGTCCAGTCGCCCGGCGGTCAACTCATCGAGCAAAACAGCAACGGCCGCCTGTATGGGGGTGGGTTGGCAATAGCTCAGGTAGAGATGGTGGGCATAGGCTCGCTCCATGAAGGTTGCCTGCGCGCATAACCAACCAATTCGCACGCCCGTCATGGACAACAACTTTGAAGCGCTGCCTGCCACCATCATGGGAATCTGCTGGCTGGGGTAGCGCGCCGGTGTGTCAGCGTCGTACTGATAGTGACGATAGGCTTCGTCGACAATCACCATGAAATCATGGTTTTTTGCCAGCGCCACCAGGTGCTGCCAATCATCAGCGGACATGCACCACCCTGTCGGGTTATGGGGCGTATTGAGCAGCAGTATGCGAACACCCGCGCGCAACTGCTGTTCGAGCAGTGCCCAATCGGGGCCGATCGACTCCCCTACCGACAACGGCACTGCAACAAACTCCAACCCCAGCAACGTGGCCATTCCTGGGTAGTAGGGATAAAAGGGCTCAAAGAACGCGACCCGGCTGCCGTACTGCGTGGACGCTGCGTACAGGGCCAAGTACAAGGCCTCGGTACAGCCACTGGTTACCAGCACTTCGCTGTCGGGCGCATAGCCGGCACTGTGGGCCGCAATGCTTTCGCGCAAAATCATTTCGCCGCGTGGGTCGGCGTACTGCCAGCCCGCCCTGACCTGGCGGGCCAACGCCGCATTCATGGCATTGTCAAACAGGGGTTCAGGAAGCCCTTGCGAAAGGTTCAGCGCTCCTGAGGATGCTGCATATGCACTGGCATCCCTGAAGGGCGCCACTCGACCAATCAATGTCAAATCATCCATGACTTCCCGCCCCCTTGTATTGATTGGTCAGGCGTGAGTGGCTATTCGGTTGAGTCCTTGCCAGAAACGGGTCAACAAGTTCAGTACATCGGCAGCGCCCTCCAGAATATTGTTGCCGTTGTCAGTGTCCCGGGCCGCCTCCATGACCGCGTCACTGATCCATTGCACATGATCGGTTTCTACCAGCATGTGCAGATAGAAATAGGTGAAATCTTCGTGTTTCCACCCGCTGTAGAGGCGGAAGCCTTCGTACAGGTTGGCGATCATCGGAAAGCCGAACTCTTCGATAACGTAATGAGCACCAATGGCATGCTCTGTCGAACCCTCGAGGAAAATTCGACGCAGGCCATCGACCAACTCACTGGCTTCGGGAATATATTCAACCTTCTTCCAGTCATCCAACGTGATGCCAACGCCGGCAAGTACACGCTCGAACATGATGAAGTGTGCCTCGCCTACCCCATCGCCCAGCTCGGACACGACCGTGCGCGCCAGCTTCATCCGAATCACTTCGCTGTCGGTGCGGTGCGAGGTACCCGCCAGGATCTGGGGGAACGTACGAATGTAATAAAAGTACTGCTGGAACACTTTCTTCAGCGTTGCCTTGGGCAGCGGTGCCTGTCGAAAGGTTTTATAGAACGCATTGGTGTTGATCCCCGAAGCCGTGATCATTCCTTTAATCGAATGAATGATTTGCTCACCCGTGAGATAGCCTTGTTCCATTTGCTGAGCCGGCATAGATCCCCCCAAATACGATAAGGTAGCTTGGATGGCCGCGACGGAATGTCGCTGCGCGTTTCAGATAGTAAACAAGCAATTCACGCAAACAAATTAATACTTTTAATCGAAGGCGTTCCGAACAATAGATTTATTTTTAAACATGAAAATCGTGATATTAATTCCATTTAGAATCAATTGATTATGAGTTGGTATTATTTTATCGCACAAAAATAGAGCATTATCTTTTTTTTGCACCAGCAAGATGCATGTCGGGCGCTAAGCTCAAATTAAATCACCCCGATTTGGAAGTCTTCTATAGTGAACAATCAACCCATTGACATCGCATTCACCATCAAAGCCGAGCGAGCCGCCCGGGAATGGTCCATCGGCGAGCTCGCCCAGCTATCCGGCGTATCGAAGGCAATGATCAGCAAAATTGAAAACGCACAGGTCAGCCCGACGTCGACGATCCTGGGCCGGTTGTCGGGAGCTTTCGGCTTGCCCCTCTCCACCCTGTTGCATCGAGCCGAGGGACGCTCGGGACTTCTGTCAAGGGCGGCGGAGCAACCGCGTTGGGTAGACCCGGAAACTGGCTACGCGCGCCAGCAAGTCTCCCCGCGGGAGGGCTGGCCACTGGAGCTCATCAGTGTGCAACTGCCTGCGGGCGTGCGTATCAGCTACCCGGCCACGG
This window encodes:
- a CDS encoding EamA family transporter codes for the protein MKTGILGAVSMAVYCISTALSAVWVMVAFTRISGAALTFITFLMAWAVFFLVHTLRGHDPFRLLREEWRGVLLLNVLTLFSWWLMFMALQRIEASVESAIYQGWMPLVVVACEMLVARSSVSRSRWLGALLILLSLMALVLMRLALGVTAQVSLVNLHEGIALASVAGITGGIYVFCSARLNRDRKYSAMDILCVRFFLLLIVTGWVGRENLHQLLTLDTAMLGQLIKLAFVSVLIPVFTLQFAIQHLGGGRVSILTPCVPVIALAAEFVLSTWHSPWVPVLVTVVCVAVLLSNVWFSRDRRVVHSGPMPVALQK
- a CDS encoding ATP-grasp domain-containing protein encodes the protein MIQTIVFLTPHYLNFASEKALQTLGRDCRTVLIAYHADVLPPALERNVSQVVRVDADLQRNIRPLLDHDQCRSIISDELRAVQGNTSSLRIFCQEECHVELAAQLREEFGLEGDTQAIVANFRDKVLMKHAVSQKGIRIPEFVPLDHVRLSAEPQAYYAELTARLGLPLVLKPVNAAGSFEVSIIRSEAEFIKAREQVLASPYHFDYEVDEFIDGDMFQCDSFVVDGQIRYCGVLELGCTNFDFVQGKPLSVIPVADPTLKATLEAFNRDVIAALNFRNGSTHHEVFVDRKRGYPVFLEIAARVPGGIGVPYHEKNSDINLIDANLYLTAGVAALDAIKPNEKNNVVSALLPLRKGRISQLNEPPISSIYDIDWRVAPGMVVDSRSLADTAGILTLYNADPKVLRADFEALQHYVPTQVEVLEPGTA
- a CDS encoding TauD/TfdA dioxygenase family protein, whose translation is MGVRMFQPLRLDIGDVLGQSAAALKQAIAQAKVLVIANQDVSVAPYVQLMRRLGSPVHHVLAKYCLEDYREVLTVTNLHRDGQALGVHEGGGYWHTDMSYKSANTVFTSLLSVRVPDQHGETQFIDCVAGLQQVRQWLESPGCPPYLKGLDLENLRIHHRFGNRDALRNADAAVQQLNSQEAGALENTVVHPLVYQHPLACTASLYAPAATAMQIEGVTPALSHRILDSLVDFLVQHAPRYRHAYRPGDIVIWDNLSTLHKGPPIPKSEGGADARLLYRMNVDFQ
- a CDS encoding NAD(P)/FAD-dependent oxidoreductase; this encodes MFDVIVVGGGPAGLSECIRLIDLGLKVAVISDVFGGCMGMMGDHPLQSYCNELEIEGAPYPLQRFMRKLCVSPTGEEYAAYIRSNFEALQLTKIQQRVVTVSKVQGLFEVSLAPGSQHRSLRAQQIILATGIRPKAPPFEMPSAHWFNCFDVYQMVARGQAHRFLQQDVVIFGSGNSAFQIALLLAPFARNVSILIKSYLGLYPQETDDRFALRSLSQRTLEMIAKTSSSSFQGPLNSASSTGRANIWLHAYNSIHQDGDKVVMDLPASLNGHPLLQASCRKAQEAGRLVVAQAFDGHELHLDVSAKEQCLVSAIGVTAQLPATDWPQLLNQQTGFTCHQDGKSPVAGLYFAGAASGYASINTMVPAAAEMSAAISLREGLRSWA
- a CDS encoding pyridoxal phosphate-dependent aminotransferase; translated protein: MDDLTLIGRVAPFRDASAYAASSGALNLSQGLPEPLFDNAMNAALARQVRAGWQYADPRGEMILRESIAAHSAGYAPDSEVLVTSGCTEALYLALYAASTQYGSRVAFFEPFYPYYPGMATLLGLEFVAVPLSVGESIGPDWALLEQQLRAGVRILLLNTPHNPTGWCMSADDWQHLVALAKNHDFMVIVDEAYRHYQYDADTPARYPSQQIPMMVAGSASKLLSMTGVRIGWLCAQATFMERAYAHHLYLSYCQPTPIQAAVAVLLDELTAGRLDSLREHYKHKRDRLAGALMAAGLDVRLPAGGHYIMADYSRRAPLLSPVEFSQHLAARCGVMPLPATPFYQGPCPTYVRFSFSVAKPIVDQACVRLEGF
- a CDS encoding iron-containing redox enzyme family protein, with translation MITASGINTNAFYKTFRQAPLPKATLKKVFQQYFYYIRTFPQILAGTSHRTDSEVIRMKLARTVVSELGDGVGEAHFIMFERVLAGVGITLDDWKKVEYIPEASELVDGLRRIFLEGSTEHAIGAHYVIEEFGFPMIANLYEGFRLYSGWKHEDFTYFYLHMLVETDHVQWISDAVMEAARDTDNGNNILEGAADVLNLLTRFWQGLNRIATHA